The following proteins come from a genomic window of Fusibacter sp. A1:
- a CDS encoding sulfite exporter TauE/SafE family protein, whose protein sequence is MYFIYFFIGLIATLFGSLVGLGGGVIIKPALDTLNHFDAATISTLSSVTVFSMTIIALTMNIRLGVVVEKSLWWIAGGGVIGGFIGKILFSQFILLLANDKLAKGIQSLMLVAIMILVIYLVNRSPKKIKVSHPIYILLAGIGLGTISSFLGIGGGPLNVMLLFLICGMDRKYAAFGSIFLIFASQGTKLLTLTMLNEWSTMDMSMLVVLIPGGILGGFMGSKLYRRIKEGYLRIIFNIAIILIACVNLGNAYFFLS, encoded by the coding sequence ATGTATTTCATTTATTTCTTTATTGGACTGATCGCAACCCTATTCGGGTCTCTAGTGGGGCTAGGTGGCGGAGTCATCATCAAACCGGCGCTTGACACACTTAATCACTTCGATGCGGCAACAATAAGCACCCTATCGTCTGTAACCGTTTTTTCTATGACAATCATCGCGCTAACGATGAATATAAGACTTGGCGTGGTGGTTGAAAAGTCACTATGGTGGATTGCTGGCGGGGGTGTCATTGGCGGTTTTATTGGAAAAATACTTTTTTCGCAATTTATCCTACTGCTTGCAAATGATAAGCTAGCCAAAGGAATTCAATCTCTCATGCTTGTTGCGATCATGATCTTAGTGATCTATCTAGTAAATAGGAGTCCTAAAAAAATAAAGGTCTCACATCCGATTTACATTTTGCTTGCTGGTATAGGACTAGGTACGATTTCAAGCTTTCTCGGTATCGGTGGGGGGCCATTGAATGTAATGCTTCTTTTTCTAATCTGCGGTATGGATAGAAAGTATGCGGCATTCGGATCCATATTTTTAATCTTCGCGTCACAGGGAACAAAGCTACTTACCTTGACCATGCTTAATGAGTGGTCGACCATGGATATGAGCATGCTGGTCGTATTGATTCCAGGAGGGATCTTGGGTGGATTCATGGGCAGCAAGTTGTATAGAAGGATAAAAGAAGGATACTTACGGATCATATTCAATATAGCGATAATTCTTATCGCATGCGTCAACTTAGGCAATGCCTATTTCTTTTTAAGCTAA